Within Sandaracinaceae bacterium, the genomic segment GTGCTCGGCTCGGCCCTCCTCGCCTGCGGCGGGCCGGAGCGTACTTCCTTCCACGGCGAGGGCAGCGGACCCACCTACGTCGACCCGCCGGACGTCCACCTCGAGGGCGACCACATCCGGATCGATGATCACATCCACTTCGCGCACGACAGCGACGAGATCCTCGAGACCTCGAACCAGCTGCTCGACCACATCGCGGAGTTCCTCCAGCACCACGACGAGATCACCGCGCTGCACCTGGTGGGTCACACCGACGCGACGGGCACGGCGGAGTACAACCGGG encodes:
- a CDS encoding OmpA family protein codes for the protein MRTLLLLVLGSALLACGGPERTSFHGEGSGPTYVDPPDVHLEGDHIRIDDHIHFAHDSDEILETSNQLLDHIAEFLQHHDEITALHLVGHTDATGTAEYNRELSERRAAAVRRALVQRGVTQPIDSRGAGQSERLCQEDTDDCHRRNRRVEFRVDLAG